From the genome of Vicia villosa cultivar HV-30 ecotype Madison, WI linkage group LG2, Vvil1.0, whole genome shotgun sequence, one region includes:
- the LOC131651470 gene encoding NDR1/HIN1-like protein 3, whose product MAINFQPSFESIRLIFLKLFAVSFSSFMFFLLVSIFLSSNVKFHITESSLSEFNLTSNNTLDYKLEANIAPRNSNKNAEIWHWKIVAIAWYEDIDFADEVNLSYVEGKGVIKLKSKAGYKYKEEARLWIYNQSFFDF is encoded by the coding sequence ATGGCCATCAACTTCCAACCCTCATTTGAAAGCATAAGGCTCATCTTCCTCAAGCTTTTTGCGGTTTCATTTTCTTCCTTTATGTTCTTCTTGCTTGTTTCCATCTTTCTCTCCTCTAATGTCAAGTTTCACATAACTGAGTCTTCTCTCTCAGAGTTCAACCTCACAAGCAACAACACCTTAGATTACAAATTAGAAGCCAACATCGCACCAAGAAATTCCAACAAGAACGCGGAAATATGGCATTGGAAGATCGTCGCAATTGCATGGTACGAAGATATTGACTTTGCTGATGAAGTGAATTTGTCATATGTTGAAGGAAAGGGTGTGATCAAACTTAAAAGTAAAGCAGGTTACAAGTATAAAGAAGAGGCGCGTTTATGGATCTATAATCAGTCTTTCTTTGATTTCTAA